The following are encoded together in the Melospiza georgiana isolate bMelGeo1 chromosome 32, bMelGeo1.pri, whole genome shotgun sequence genome:
- the UBL5 gene encoding ubiquitin-like protein 5, with translation MIEVVCNDRLGKKVRVKCNPEDSIRDLKKLIAAQTGTRWDKIVLKKWYTIFKDHVTLGDYEIHDGMNLELYYQ, from the exons ATGATTGAGGTCGTGTGCAACGACCGCCTGGGCAAGAAGGTCCGGGTGAAATGCAA CCCCGAGGACTCGATCCGGGACCTGAAGAAGCTGATAGCGGCACAGACGGGCACCCGCTGGGACAAGATCGTGCTGAAAAAATG GTACACGATCTTCAAAGACCACGTCACGCTTGGGGACT ATGAGATCCACGATGGGATGAACCTGGAGCTCTACTACCAATAG